CCGCATCGGCCTCGAGCTCTACACCCAGAAGCACGTCGGCGGGCTCGAGGGCGAGGGGCATTAAGCTCCACGCGTCCCTCTCCATTTGTCATGGCCGGGCTTGTCCCGGCCATCTACGTTTGCCGCACGACGAAGACGCGGATGCCCGGGTCGAGCCCGGGCATGACGGTCTGATTGAGCCGGGAACGGCCCCTACAACTGCGTCTTGTAGCGCGCTTCCACGATCTCCTGGCTCTCCGGTTCGCCGAGGCCCGTCTGGTCGTGAATGACCTCGCCGATGCTCGGCATCACCGAGCGCTGCACCTTCTCCGGCGACCACAGCTTTGAGCGCATCAGCGCCTTGCCGCAGTGGAAATAGACTTCGCTGACGGCGACGTTCAGCACCGCTCGCGGCAGCTTGCCGAATTCCTCCATCGACGCCAGCAGATCCGGATCGGCCGACAGCGTGCCGCGGCCGCCGACGCGCAGCGTCTCGTCGATTCCAGGCACGAAGAACAACAGGTGCACGAAACCCGAGCCTTCGACGACGTTGCGAAAACTGTCGATCCGGTTGTTGCCCGAGCGGTCGGGCATCAGCAGCTGGTTGGGCCCGGCGACGTGGACGAAGCCGATGCCGCCGCCGCGCGGCGAGGCATCGACGCTGCCGTCAGCGCCCGACGTCGCGAGCACGCAGAACGGCGACATCCCGATGAACTTCCTCGCATGCGCATCGATCGCGGGACGCGCCTTCGCGATCACGCGCGGGCTCGGCTTTGCATAGATGGTGGCGAGGTCCTCGGCGCAAAGATCGGTCAACGGTGTACCTCCACATCAGCTTGGCTTCAAACTAGCCGATCAGGCCGCGTCCAGCCAACGAAATCACCAAGAGGCCTTAGACCGCATCCGCCGGCACGAAGCAGCTGATGATGATAGCGCCGCGGTGACGGACGTACCACACCACGGCTTGTCCAACCGGATTGCCGCGATCGCGGATGATGGCACGCTCGGGCACCTCCATCCAATGTCCTTCGATTGGTACCCAATAGGCGCCGCCGCGTACATCGTAGTCAGTGCGATGGCCATCCGAGATGTCGCAGCACGGCACGCCATTCGGCGCAATCACGCTCTTGAACCAGGCGCGGATATCGGGCGGGACATGGTCATACTGGCCGTTGTCGAATGCGAATGCTGCGCTCGTCAGCGCCATCGTCGCGGCCAGCCAAACGCACGGCGCGAGCCTGTGCATGCGATCCTCCGTCGCGTTCGATTCGTATCGTTGATGCGATTAAGCCCGAGCTGTCAGCGCATTGCATGCTCAAATAATATGCGGCGCGCGAGGGCGCCGCACATGACGCGTTGCGATATGACCTTCGCTATCGCGTCTCGAGCGATGCGAGCAGCGATTTCGGCGCGACATTGCGCCAGGCCATCACGAGCGCGCTTCGCAGCGTCACCGGATCGATCTTCGCCAGCTTCACATTCGTGCTGCCGCTCTTGCTCCAGGCGCCGGGCACCGGACGAAACATCTCCGGTTCGGCGTCGACGAGCACGGCCTGCTGGTCCGGCGTGAGCTTCACCATGCCCCATGTGTCGTCGGGGTAGCCCAGAGTCGCGAACACGCGCTTGCCGGCGCGGAAGTCGGCATGGCCGTGATGTGCGCCCTCGATGACGCCGGGCAGCGCGAGTGCAGCCTTGCGAAAGCGAGCCTTCGACATACTGTCCAGCTGCTCGTCTCACATCGTCCGCTGCGGCGCGGTTTGCAGCAATTGCCTGATCTGCTCGACGTAGAACTGCGCATTGCCTGTGGTGCCGTGGCCGCGCGTCTCGGTGCTTGCGGGAATGAGATACAGCTTGCCGTTCTTGACTCGCTTCATCGCAGCGTCCGTGATGCCGGTCTCGGGCGGGTTGCGTTCGTCATCGGCGGAGTTGATCAGCAGCAGCGAGGCCTCGATTGCCTCCAGCTTCTCGCCGGCATTGTAGTCGTGCGAGGCTTCCCACTGATAGACGAAGTCGTTGGCATCCGCCGTGATCGGCGTCGCAAGGCGGTCGTCGACGATCTTGTCGGCCTTGGCCGCGGTCGGCGCCTGTTGCTGATAGGCGAGCGTGCCGCCGATGCTGGCGATGCCGTAGGCGGTGATGGCGTATTTCATCATGCGCGGCTGGCTGGTGTAGTTGCCGCCGTCATAGTCGGGATCGTTGCGGATGGTGTCGAGCATGATCCGCCGCATCATCCAGTTGCGCGAGGCCATCTCGGTCGGCTGCGAGGCCATCGGGATCAGCGCGTCCATCGCCTTCGGATATTTCTCGCCCCACAGCCAGGTGTGCATGCCGCCCATCGAATTGCCGATGACGAGCCGCAGATGCTTGACGCCGAGGCCTTCCGTCACCAGGCGATACTGCGCCTCGACCATGTCGTCGTAGTCGTATTTTGGAAAGCTCGTCTTCATGCCGTCGGACGGCTTCGACGATTTGCCGTGGCCGATGCCATCGGGAATGATGATGTAGTATTTGGCGGCGTCGAGCGGCTGGCCCGGGCCGAACAGCTTGCCGGCGAAAGCAGGCGTCAGCATGCTCGCCGCTGATCCGCCCGAGCCGTGCAGCACCAGCACCGGCTGACCGCCGGGCTCGCCGACGGTGGTGTAGTGCAGCTTGAGCTCGGCCATAACTTCGCCGGTGTGGAACTTGAAATCCTTGGCGATCCAGTCGCCCTGCTTCGGCGGCGGATAATCGGCGGCCATGACTGATGTTGAAATGGACAGCAGAATGGCCGACAGCGCGGCCCAAGAGGTCCTCATGTTTCTCTCCCCGTTGCGGCTCGTCAACGCGGCCGCGTTGCGGCGGAACTTAGCAGAACTGCACTTGAGGATGTAGGATTTCGTCTGCGCCGATCGTCCTTATGGAAACCCTCCGGGAGAGACTGCATGTGCCGCAACATCAAGACGCTGTTCAATTTCGAGCCGCCGGCGACGGAGGACGAGATCCAGGCCAGCGCGCTCCAATTCGTGCGCAAATTGTCCGGCTTCAACAAGCCGTCGCTGGCCAATGAGGAGGTGTTCGAGCGCGCGGTGGCGGAGGTCTCGGAAGCCGCGCGAAAACTCCTGATCTCGCTGCATACCCATGCGCCGGCGCGCGACCGCGAGGTCGAGGCGGAAAAGGCGAGGGAGCGCTCGCGGCTGCGGTTCGGCTAAGTCGTTCCGTGATCCGGCTCACGGTAGGAGCCGTTCCAAGCTGCGAGGATGTCGGCCGGGGTTTTGACAGCCCGGAGCACGATCATGAGCCGCCCCCTTCTTCCGCTGAAAGCAGGTGCCATCATCTTCACGCTGCTGTGGACCGCGTGGATGATGTGGTGGAGCGGCTCGTTCTCGAGCGCGGACGTCGTCATCCTCGCTTTATGCGGCGCGGCGGTCGGCTATCTCTGGTACCGGGCCATGCGCTGGCAGTTCGAGCGCATGGGCATGCTGTCGCGACGTGAGGACGGGACGGACTAGATTCGTCCGCCAGTCCTAGTGGCCGTGCTTCTTCTTTTTCTTCTTTTTCTTGTGATCGTTATCATCATCATCATCGTCGTCGTCCTCGCCGTGCGTCTCGTCAGTCTCCTGCACGGCGGCTTCCAGCGCAGCGCGCTCGGCTGCTTCCTGCGCTTCCCGCTCGGCGGCTTCGCGCTCGCGCTGGCGGCGGCGCTCGTCCCAGGCATCGAACAACTGCTCCAGCCAGGGCAGCACCTGCTCGATCGACGGCAATTGGCCGGGCGGTCCGGCCTCTCCGCGCGGGCCCTGCGGCCCTGCCGCTCCTTGCGGCCCGACCGGCCCCCGCGCACCGGCTTCGCCGGCCTTGCCTGGCAGGCCGGGCTTGCCCTGCGGTCCGGCCTTTCCGGCCAGGCCGGGCTTGCCCTGAGGCCCCGGCTTGCCGCGCGCGCCGTCCGGCCCCCGCTTGCCCGGATGACCCTGCGGCCCCGGCCGTCCTGGTTCGCCCTGCCGGCCCTGAGGCCCCTGTCGTCCTTGCCGGCCCTGTTCGTCTGCCACGCCACTGCTCCCCTCTGCGGAAGCAAGCTACTTAGCGGCGTTTGACGACAGCAGCAATTCTGCCCACCCCTTGCAGCGGGCTTGATCAACATCAATCAGCGCCATGGAGCGCCGTGCCATTGAACGGCACGCGGCCACACGCTCGCGAGGAGCAACCGATGCGCGCAGCCTGGACAATCTTCTGCCTGTCTACAGTCACCTTTGCGGCAGCGCTTGGCCTTGCCTATCTGCTGGTGCCCGACGTCGTGCCGATCGCCTTTGCCGATGAGCCGCAATCGTCATGGGCCGTGATGACGGCTTTCGTGCTCCGCGCCATCGAGCTGATCGCGGCCGCGGTCGCCGTCATCGCGCTTGCGATTCTCGGCGGCGGGATGATCCGCCTCGCATGGTCACGCGCGCACTAATCGTGATACGCGGGCACCTCGATGCCGGACGCCGCATAGATCCTGATCTTGTTGCGCAGCGTGCGCACCGACAGGCCGAGCACACGCGCTGCGCGCGTGCGATTGCCGTCGCAGCGCGCGAGAGTCTGAAGCACGAGCTCGCGCTCGACCTCGTCGACGGTCGCGCCGATCAGCAGCGGAACGATCTGGTTCGGAGCCAGGAATTGGGCGTCCTGCGGCGCCGCGACATGTACAGTGGTCATCAACACACCCCGATCAACGCCCGCTTCCTTCGCTGGAAGCGGATCGAGAACAAACGACCCCCAAGCCGTAGAACCACGGTGGGCGGGTTTGGTTAATGAAAGGTTAACCAAACCCGATCGCACCAGATGACCTCAGGAATGCCGCGATGCGGCCGCGATTGGCACGAGATGCATAGCGATGCGGGACGATCGCGCGCGACCCGCTCACTGTCATGCCCGCGAAGGCCGGGAATCCAGTATTCCGAGACGCCTGACGTCCGACGAGGGGCCGCTCACACCGTCCGATAGCCGCCATCCACCATCACGATCGTGCCGGTGACGTAGGCCGACAGATCCGAGGCGAGGAAGATCGCGGGTCCCACGATATCCTCGGGCTTGCCGGTGCGCGCCAGCGGGGTGTGATCGATGAAGGCCTGCACCAACGCCGGATTGGTCGCGCGCACCTGGGCGTTGATGTTGGTCTCGATAAAGCCGGGGCCGATCGCGTTGACGCGCACGCCTTCCTTGCCGAGCTCGACCGCAAGCGCCTTGGTGAAGCCGAGCACGCCATGCTTAGAGGTCGTGTACGCCGCCGAGCTCGGCGTGCGCAGATGCACGAAGGACTGGATCGAGCCGATATTGACGATGCGGCCTTTGCTCGCGCGCAGAGGTGCGAGGAAGGCCTGCGTCATGTTGAAGACGCCGTTGAGGTTGAGCGAGATGATGTCGTTCCAATCCTTCGCCACCGTCTCCGTCTCGGCGGTGAAGGCGTTGCGGCGGGTGATGCCGGCATTGTTGACGAGGATCGAAACCTGTCCGACCTTGTCCGCCACTTGCTTGGCCAGCGCAAAGCAGTCCTCGCGCCGGGTCACGTCGAGCGCAAAGCTCTCGGCCTTGCCGCCGGCCTTGCGGATCTCCTGGGCGGCTTCCGCGACCGTGTCGGCGTTGACGTCGAGCAGGACCACCTGCGCGCCCTCGCGGGCATAGCCGGCCGCGATCGCCCGGCCGATGCCGGAGCCGGCGCCGGTGACGACGGCGATGTGGTTTGCGAGCAATGCCATGACAATTTCCTCCCGATTTCTTTTCGAAGTTTCACGAAAGGCTAACTCGAAATTAAGGGGTCGGAAACGGCGGCCTTGGCATACTGATCTCGATTGCTAAACGTTGCGCGCATGATGGAACGGCTGGACTCCTGGAAACTCGCTCTCGAACGCCTGCGCTCGGCCCCGTCGGCCGACTTCGCCGAGGCGGGCCGGCTCGTCGCCGAGATCGCGCGGATGAGCACCGAACCGATGCTGCGGCAGGCCGCCGAGCAGGCGCTTCCGGTGCTGCGCCAGGCCGTGGACAATGACGATCACAGCGTCACGCTGGCGGCACAGCGCCGCCTCGCTGTGGTCCTCGACGTCATCCATGATCTCGCCGCGCCGCGCTTCGGCCGCCGCAACGCCGCGCCGAAGAAACTCTCCAGCGAGGACCGGGCCCGCAAGATGCTCGGCCTGCCGCTCGCCGTGCAGCTCACCTGCGAGGACATCAACCAGGCCTATCGCCGCGCTGCCAAGGGCATGCATCCCGACCAGGGCGGCAGCACCGAGGCCTTCATCGACCTCGCCGCCGCGCGCGACATCCTGATCCATCCCGGCGCGCACAAGGACGCGTGAGATCGAGATCTCGTAGGGTGGGCAAAGGCGCATCGCGCCGTGCCCACGGTTTTCTTCATGATGGACGGAATGGTGGGCAGGCTTGCGCTTTGCCCACCCTACGGCAGTTGCGCGTGCGGCCGCCTCAGCTCTTGTTCACGCAGCTCGGATAGGGCGCGGCTTCCCCTGCAACGATCGGGCAGAGGGCGATCGGGCGGAGATCGCTCAGGCGCGTTTGCCAGCGTTCGTCCCTGACCGGCGGCTCGTCGGTCTCGGGACCGCGCTCG
This is a stretch of genomic DNA from Bradyrhizobium sp. CB2312. It encodes these proteins:
- the fabG gene encoding 3-oxoacyl-ACP reductase FabG, yielding MALLANHIAVVTGAGSGIGRAIAAGYAREGAQVVLLDVNADTVAEAAQEIRKAGGKAESFALDVTRREDCFALAKQVADKVGQVSILVNNAGITRRNAFTAETETVAKDWNDIISLNLNGVFNMTQAFLAPLRASKGRIVNIGSIQSFVHLRTPSSAAYTTSKHGVLGFTKALAVELGKEGVRVNAIGPGFIETNINAQVRATNPALVQAFIDHTPLARTGKPEDIVGPAIFLASDLSAYVTGTIVMVDGGYRTV
- a CDS encoding collagen-like protein, whose protein sequence is MADEQGRQGRQGPQGRQGEPGRPGPQGHPGKRGPDGARGKPGPQGKPGLAGKAGPQGKPGLPGKAGEAGARGPVGPQGAAGPQGPRGEAGPPGQLPSIEQVLPWLEQLFDAWDERRRQREREAAEREAQEAAERAALEAAVQETDETHGEDDDDDDDDNDHKKKKKKKKHGH
- a CDS encoding helix-turn-helix domain-containing protein, translated to MTTVHVAAPQDAQFLAPNQIVPLLIGATVDEVERELVLQTLARCDGNRTRAARVLGLSVRTLRNKIRIYAASGIEVPAYHD
- a CDS encoding DUF2277 domain-containing protein, whose translation is MCRNIKTLFNFEPPATEDEIQASALQFVRKLSGFNKPSLANEEVFERAVAEVSEAARKLLISLHTHAPARDREVEAEKARERSRLRFG
- a CDS encoding alpha/beta fold hydrolase, whose product is MRTSWAALSAILLSISTSVMAADYPPPKQGDWIAKDFKFHTGEVMAELKLHYTTVGEPGGQPVLVLHGSGGSAASMLTPAFAGKLFGPGQPLDAAKYYIIIPDGIGHGKSSKPSDGMKTSFPKYDYDDMVEAQYRLVTEGLGVKHLRLVIGNSMGGMHTWLWGEKYPKAMDALIPMASQPTEMASRNWMMRRIMLDTIRNDPDYDGGNYTSQPRMMKYAITAYGIASIGGTLAYQQQAPTAAKADKIVDDRLATPITADANDFVYQWEASHDYNAGEKLEAIEASLLLINSADDERNPPETGITDAAMKRVKNGKLYLIPASTETRGHGTTGNAQFYVEQIRQLLQTAPQRTM
- a CDS encoding pyridoxamine 5'-phosphate oxidase family protein, giving the protein MTDLCAEDLATIYAKPSPRVIAKARPAIDAHARKFIGMSPFCVLATSGADGSVDASPRGGGIGFVHVAGPNQLLMPDRSGNNRIDSFRNVVEGSGFVHLLFFVPGIDETLRVGGRGTLSADPDLLASMEEFGKLPRAVLNVAVSEVYFHCGKALMRSKLWSPEKVQRSVMPSIGEVIHDQTGLGEPESQEIVEARYKTQL
- a CDS encoding J domain-containing protein, giving the protein MMERLDSWKLALERLRSAPSADFAEAGRLVAEIARMSTEPMLRQAAEQALPVLRQAVDNDDHSVTLAAQRRLAVVLDVIHDLAAPRFGRRNAAPKKLSSEDRARKMLGLPLAVQLTCEDINQAYRRAAKGMHPDQGGSTEAFIDLAAARDILIHPGAHKDA
- a CDS encoding MmcQ/YjbR family DNA-binding protein; this encodes MSKARFRKAALALPGVIEGAHHGHADFRAGKRVFATLGYPDDTWGMVKLTPDQQAVLVDAEPEMFRPVPGAWSKSGSTNVKLAKIDPVTLRSALVMAWRNVAPKSLLASLETR